A section of the Falco peregrinus isolate bFalPer1 chromosome 3, bFalPer1.pri, whole genome shotgun sequence genome encodes:
- the FAM83H gene encoding protein FAM83H isoform X1: MCHWRETALIVGSSFLTALPPLMARRSQSSSQGDNPLDPNYLPPHYKEYYRLALDVLTEEGKESYQRFLAEEAAPDFLCNSEVDHIIQNLQKPQYANQEGSTDTTGDNDMDGSSGTYWPMNSDLAVPELDLGWPMVFGFRGTEVTTLVQPPPPDNPSIKEEARRMIRAAQQVVAIVMDIFTDVDLLFEVLDAAARRVPVYILLDEMNSQLFLDTAAKCRVNLNYVEFLRVRTVSGPTYYCRTGMSFKGHMKEKFLLVDCMVVLSGNYSFMWSFEKIHRSIAHIFQGELVASFDEEFRILFAQSEPLVPPANVLAKAENTFAMTPFGNNMPFFPKKAPLMFQRDDSLFPSFMDRVDPDRYFLSNFRRDDMLRHTVEGSAMRMYKKVEMENSQMDPVRGFLRSKQLELDAFKRHSFAEGTFENFASSKQYARQMFMNNMDEFKIQSSHFQKDQFYQYQFEHPHLSGRPQGLFERIRGGRPGFNELEDYGEGPRYPELESNFPQEGFPLRLDYVPSNSSREVRHGSDQLNPAGNGPMGMMLRRQNIGQKFICQTSPTQKQSLEQRLFFQDKDEDQDEDKNTQENRTGLRNWRISSYLSAYQSEPEEGLPMPMESEAYNDVLGDTLTKHPTDLIPAFKSPIPFNSKSLGIDSAKEFADPDRVGEETPIMKQDAFRSRINPLIQRSSRLRSSLIFSAAKLDQPNTTIEKVQMIQKEQMSSELTKDNETIKTATSSKVAELLEKYKAVGKDTERATVTHTKAVSSYLQEESQNTEKKCTKSVQYKILESRVLDSKDSCSTYRVHGEADRPFGMASSTPQLADTLSKDPLAHISTKVDKLSSRFYPIENKPALPEKESLIFVGDTQKLTLPEKKERVTFKDDTQKLVNTELKKPQIRTGTTSVLESLPRSQGSDSSLNKSEEDCSKQEQNPMEFLRKGSLRLKQLLNPKGEKKSEEEPTSESGKSDKQAVILKRSSIGDCQETMEEEKTHKFATPLPPKSSQPTQGRFPSSTANILYSSNLRDDTKVILEQISANSQKNRAELAKQLPSTSNPDLSKSTTSLERKGEKEKSCNIHRSESFGSQKRNLQRQPSEDRDTLLKKMENMRKEKRVYSRFEVFCKKDEHTSQSEEEYDTDAKDKKMGKFMPKILGTFKTKK; this comes from the exons ATGTGTCACTGGCGTGAAACTGCTCTCATTGTTGGTTCTTCTTTTCTTACAGCTCTCCCTCCCCTCATGGCTCGTCGATCTCAAAGCTCCTCACAGGGGGACAATCCCCTTGACCCTAACTATCTCCCCCCCCATTACAAGGAGTATTACCGCTTAGCTTTGGATGTGCTTACTGAAGAAGGCAAAGAAAGTTACCAACGCTTCCTGGCAGAGGAAGCAGCCCCTGATTTTCTTTGCAACTCAGAGGTGGATCACATCATACAGAATCTCCAGAAGCCCCAGTACGCCAATCAGGAAGGTAGCACAGACACCACAGGTGACAATGACATGGATGGATCCTCTGGGACTTACTGGCCCATGAACTCAGACCTCGCTGTTCCTGAGCTTGACCTGGGCTGGCCAATGGTCTTTGGATTCAGGGGGACAGAGGTAACAACCCTCGTGCAACCACCACCCCCGGACAATCCCAGCATTAAGGAGGAGGCTCGCAGAATGATTCGAGCAGCTCAACAG GTGGTAGCCATAGTGATGGACATTTTCACTGATGTGGATCTGCTCTTTGAGGTGTTGGATGCCGCTGCTCGCAGAGTGCCTGTGTACATCTTGCTGGATGAAATGAactctcagcttttccttgaCACAGCTGCTAAATGCAGAGTCAATCTTAACTATGTGGAG TTCCTAAGGGTGAGGACAGTTTCTGGCCCAACCTACTACTGCCGCACGGGGATGTCCTTCAAAGGCCACATGAAAGAGAAATTCCTTCTGGTAGACTGCATGGTGGTGCTGAGTGGCAACTACAG ttttatGTGGTCTTTTGAGAAGATTCACAGAAGCATTGCACACATCTTCCagggggagctggtggccagCTTTGATGAAGAATTCCGAATTTTGTTTGCACAGTCAGAACCTCTTGTTCCTCCAGCCAACGTCTTGGCAAAGGCAGAGAACACATTTGCCATGACTCCCTTTGGCAATAACATgcctttctttccaaaaaaagcACCCCTGATGTTCCAGAGGGATGACAgtctttttccctcctttatGGACAGAGTTGATCCAGACAGGTACTTCCTATCAAATTTCAGGCGGGATGACATGTTGCGCCATACCGTGGAGGGGTCAGCCATGCGAATGTATAAAAAGGTAGAAATGGAGAATTCTCAGATGGATCCTGTCAGGGGTTTTCTCCGTTCCAAGCAGTTGGAGTTGGATGCTTTTAAGAGACACAGTTTTGCAGAAGgaacatttgaaaattttgcTTCTTCCAAACAGTATGCCAGGCAGATGTTCATGAACAATATGGATGAATTTAAAATCCAGTCTAGTCATTTTCAGAAGGATCAGTTCTACCAGTACCAGTTTGAACATCCCCATCTTTCTGGAAGACCTCAGGGACTCTTTGAGAGAATCCGAGGTGGCAGGCCAGGATTCAATGAGCTGGAAGACTATGGAGAGGGACCCAGGTACCCTGAACTTGAATCCAATTTTCCACAGGAGGGCTTCCCCTTAAGGCTGGATTACGTACCTTCAAATTCTTCCAGGGAAGTGAGACATGGCTCGGATCAGCTGAATCCTGCAGGCAATGGCCCAATGGGAATGATGTTAAGAAGGCAGAATATAGGACAGAAATTTATTTGCCAGACTTCACCtacacagaagcaaagcctGGAACAACGCCTGTTCTTCCAAGACAAAGATGAGGACCAAGATGAAGACAAGAACACACAGGAAAATAGAACAGGTTTACGTAACTGGAGGATTTCTTCATACCTTAGCGCATACCAGTCCGAACCAGAAGAAGGTCTTCCAATGCCTATGGAATCAGAGGCATATAATGATGTTCTTGGGGATACCCTCACAAAGCACCCCACTGACCTCATCCCAGCATTCAAATCCCCTATACCTTTTAATAGCAAGTCACTGGGAATTGACAGTGCCAAAGAATTTGCAGATCCTGACAGAGTAGGTGAAGAAACACCTATAATGAAACAAGATGCCTTTAGGTCCAGGATAAATCCTTTGATCCAGAGGAGCTCAAGACTCAGGTCCTCTCTGATTTTCAGTGCTGCCAAGCTAGATCAGCCTAACACCACAATAGAAAAGGTTCAGATGATCCAAAAAGAACAAATGTCCAGTGAGCTGACAAAAGACAATGAAACTATAAAGACAGCCACCTCATCTAAAGTAGCAGAACTTTTAGAGAAGTACAAAGCTGTGGGCAAAGACACAGAACGAGCTACAGTCACTCATACCAAAGCTGTTTCCAGTTATCTACaagaagaatcacagaacacagagaagaaatgtaCCAAATCCGTGCAATATAAGATTCTGGAGAGTAGGGTACTAGACTCCAAAGACTCCTGCAGTACTTACAGAGTGCATGGAGAAGCAGACAGACCATTTGGAATGGCATCATCAACCCCCCAGCTTGCTGACACATTGAGTAAAGATCCCCTAGCACACATTAGCACTAAGGTGGACAAATTATCATCTCGGTTTTACCCCATAGAGAATAAACCTGCTCTTCCAGAAAAGGAGAGTCTTATATTTGTAGGAGACACTCAGAAATTGACTCTTccagagaagaaggaaagagtgACATTCAAAGATGACACTCAAAAATTAGTCAATACAGAACTGAAGAAACCACAGATTAGGACAGGTACCACATCAGTTCTTGAAAGTTTACCTAGAAGTCAAGGATCTGACAGCTCTCTCAATAAATCTGAGGAAGACTGttcaaaacaagaacaaaatccaatggaatttttaagaaaagggtCACTACGGCTGAAGCAACTTTTGAACccaaaaggtgaaaagaaatCGGAGGAGGAACCCACTTCTGAGAGTGGAAAATCTGACAAGCAGGCTGTGATTCTCAAACGATCTTCCATAGGGGACTGTCAGGAAAcgatggaggaagaaaaaacccataaaTTTGCAACACCACTTCCTCCCAAAAGCAGCCAGCCAACACAGGGGAGATTTCCTTCATCCACAGCTAACATCCTGTACAGTAGCAACCTCCGTGATGATACCAAGGTGATTTTGGAACAAATCTCTGCAAACAGTCAGAAGAACAGAGCTGAACTGGCCAAGCAACTACCATCCACTAGTAACCCTGATCTTTCTAAGTCAACTACAAGCTTAGAAAGGAAAggtgagaaggagaaaagctgtAACATCCATAGGTCAGAGAGTTTTGGGAGCCAGAAACGAAATCTTCAGCGGCAACCATCAGAGGATAGAGATacccttctgaaaaaaatggagaatatGCGGAAGGAGAAGCGAGTCTACAGTAGATTTGAGGTCTTCTGCAAAAAGGATGAACATACAAGTCAAAGTGAAGAGGAGTATGACACAGATGCCAAAGACAAGAAGATGGGAAAATTCATGCCCAAAATCCTGGGGACCTTCAAGACCAAAAAATGA
- the FAM83H gene encoding protein FAM83H isoform X2, protein MARRSQSSSQGDNPLDPNYLPPHYKEYYRLALDVLTEEGKESYQRFLAEEAAPDFLCNSEVDHIIQNLQKPQYANQEGSTDTTGDNDMDGSSGTYWPMNSDLAVPELDLGWPMVFGFRGTEVTTLVQPPPPDNPSIKEEARRMIRAAQQVVAIVMDIFTDVDLLFEVLDAAARRVPVYILLDEMNSQLFLDTAAKCRVNLNYVEFLRVRTVSGPTYYCRTGMSFKGHMKEKFLLVDCMVVLSGNYSFMWSFEKIHRSIAHIFQGELVASFDEEFRILFAQSEPLVPPANVLAKAENTFAMTPFGNNMPFFPKKAPLMFQRDDSLFPSFMDRVDPDRYFLSNFRRDDMLRHTVEGSAMRMYKKVEMENSQMDPVRGFLRSKQLELDAFKRHSFAEGTFENFASSKQYARQMFMNNMDEFKIQSSHFQKDQFYQYQFEHPHLSGRPQGLFERIRGGRPGFNELEDYGEGPRYPELESNFPQEGFPLRLDYVPSNSSREVRHGSDQLNPAGNGPMGMMLRRQNIGQKFICQTSPTQKQSLEQRLFFQDKDEDQDEDKNTQENRTGLRNWRISSYLSAYQSEPEEGLPMPMESEAYNDVLGDTLTKHPTDLIPAFKSPIPFNSKSLGIDSAKEFADPDRVGEETPIMKQDAFRSRINPLIQRSSRLRSSLIFSAAKLDQPNTTIEKVQMIQKEQMSSELTKDNETIKTATSSKVAELLEKYKAVGKDTERATVTHTKAVSSYLQEESQNTEKKCTKSVQYKILESRVLDSKDSCSTYRVHGEADRPFGMASSTPQLADTLSKDPLAHISTKVDKLSSRFYPIENKPALPEKESLIFVGDTQKLTLPEKKERVTFKDDTQKLVNTELKKPQIRTGTTSVLESLPRSQGSDSSLNKSEEDCSKQEQNPMEFLRKGSLRLKQLLNPKGEKKSEEEPTSESGKSDKQAVILKRSSIGDCQETMEEEKTHKFATPLPPKSSQPTQGRFPSSTANILYSSNLRDDTKVILEQISANSQKNRAELAKQLPSTSNPDLSKSTTSLERKGEKEKSCNIHRSESFGSQKRNLQRQPSEDRDTLLKKMENMRKEKRVYSRFEVFCKKDEHTSQSEEEYDTDAKDKKMGKFMPKILGTFKTKK, encoded by the exons ATGGCTCGTCGATCTCAAAGCTCCTCACAGGGGGACAATCCCCTTGACCCTAACTATCTCCCCCCCCATTACAAGGAGTATTACCGCTTAGCTTTGGATGTGCTTACTGAAGAAGGCAAAGAAAGTTACCAACGCTTCCTGGCAGAGGAAGCAGCCCCTGATTTTCTTTGCAACTCAGAGGTGGATCACATCATACAGAATCTCCAGAAGCCCCAGTACGCCAATCAGGAAGGTAGCACAGACACCACAGGTGACAATGACATGGATGGATCCTCTGGGACTTACTGGCCCATGAACTCAGACCTCGCTGTTCCTGAGCTTGACCTGGGCTGGCCAATGGTCTTTGGATTCAGGGGGACAGAGGTAACAACCCTCGTGCAACCACCACCCCCGGACAATCCCAGCATTAAGGAGGAGGCTCGCAGAATGATTCGAGCAGCTCAACAG GTGGTAGCCATAGTGATGGACATTTTCACTGATGTGGATCTGCTCTTTGAGGTGTTGGATGCCGCTGCTCGCAGAGTGCCTGTGTACATCTTGCTGGATGAAATGAactctcagcttttccttgaCACAGCTGCTAAATGCAGAGTCAATCTTAACTATGTGGAG TTCCTAAGGGTGAGGACAGTTTCTGGCCCAACCTACTACTGCCGCACGGGGATGTCCTTCAAAGGCCACATGAAAGAGAAATTCCTTCTGGTAGACTGCATGGTGGTGCTGAGTGGCAACTACAG ttttatGTGGTCTTTTGAGAAGATTCACAGAAGCATTGCACACATCTTCCagggggagctggtggccagCTTTGATGAAGAATTCCGAATTTTGTTTGCACAGTCAGAACCTCTTGTTCCTCCAGCCAACGTCTTGGCAAAGGCAGAGAACACATTTGCCATGACTCCCTTTGGCAATAACATgcctttctttccaaaaaaagcACCCCTGATGTTCCAGAGGGATGACAgtctttttccctcctttatGGACAGAGTTGATCCAGACAGGTACTTCCTATCAAATTTCAGGCGGGATGACATGTTGCGCCATACCGTGGAGGGGTCAGCCATGCGAATGTATAAAAAGGTAGAAATGGAGAATTCTCAGATGGATCCTGTCAGGGGTTTTCTCCGTTCCAAGCAGTTGGAGTTGGATGCTTTTAAGAGACACAGTTTTGCAGAAGgaacatttgaaaattttgcTTCTTCCAAACAGTATGCCAGGCAGATGTTCATGAACAATATGGATGAATTTAAAATCCAGTCTAGTCATTTTCAGAAGGATCAGTTCTACCAGTACCAGTTTGAACATCCCCATCTTTCTGGAAGACCTCAGGGACTCTTTGAGAGAATCCGAGGTGGCAGGCCAGGATTCAATGAGCTGGAAGACTATGGAGAGGGACCCAGGTACCCTGAACTTGAATCCAATTTTCCACAGGAGGGCTTCCCCTTAAGGCTGGATTACGTACCTTCAAATTCTTCCAGGGAAGTGAGACATGGCTCGGATCAGCTGAATCCTGCAGGCAATGGCCCAATGGGAATGATGTTAAGAAGGCAGAATATAGGACAGAAATTTATTTGCCAGACTTCACCtacacagaagcaaagcctGGAACAACGCCTGTTCTTCCAAGACAAAGATGAGGACCAAGATGAAGACAAGAACACACAGGAAAATAGAACAGGTTTACGTAACTGGAGGATTTCTTCATACCTTAGCGCATACCAGTCCGAACCAGAAGAAGGTCTTCCAATGCCTATGGAATCAGAGGCATATAATGATGTTCTTGGGGATACCCTCACAAAGCACCCCACTGACCTCATCCCAGCATTCAAATCCCCTATACCTTTTAATAGCAAGTCACTGGGAATTGACAGTGCCAAAGAATTTGCAGATCCTGACAGAGTAGGTGAAGAAACACCTATAATGAAACAAGATGCCTTTAGGTCCAGGATAAATCCTTTGATCCAGAGGAGCTCAAGACTCAGGTCCTCTCTGATTTTCAGTGCTGCCAAGCTAGATCAGCCTAACACCACAATAGAAAAGGTTCAGATGATCCAAAAAGAACAAATGTCCAGTGAGCTGACAAAAGACAATGAAACTATAAAGACAGCCACCTCATCTAAAGTAGCAGAACTTTTAGAGAAGTACAAAGCTGTGGGCAAAGACACAGAACGAGCTACAGTCACTCATACCAAAGCTGTTTCCAGTTATCTACaagaagaatcacagaacacagagaagaaatgtaCCAAATCCGTGCAATATAAGATTCTGGAGAGTAGGGTACTAGACTCCAAAGACTCCTGCAGTACTTACAGAGTGCATGGAGAAGCAGACAGACCATTTGGAATGGCATCATCAACCCCCCAGCTTGCTGACACATTGAGTAAAGATCCCCTAGCACACATTAGCACTAAGGTGGACAAATTATCATCTCGGTTTTACCCCATAGAGAATAAACCTGCTCTTCCAGAAAAGGAGAGTCTTATATTTGTAGGAGACACTCAGAAATTGACTCTTccagagaagaaggaaagagtgACATTCAAAGATGACACTCAAAAATTAGTCAATACAGAACTGAAGAAACCACAGATTAGGACAGGTACCACATCAGTTCTTGAAAGTTTACCTAGAAGTCAAGGATCTGACAGCTCTCTCAATAAATCTGAGGAAGACTGttcaaaacaagaacaaaatccaatggaatttttaagaaaagggtCACTACGGCTGAAGCAACTTTTGAACccaaaaggtgaaaagaaatCGGAGGAGGAACCCACTTCTGAGAGTGGAAAATCTGACAAGCAGGCTGTGATTCTCAAACGATCTTCCATAGGGGACTGTCAGGAAAcgatggaggaagaaaaaacccataaaTTTGCAACACCACTTCCTCCCAAAAGCAGCCAGCCAACACAGGGGAGATTTCCTTCATCCACAGCTAACATCCTGTACAGTAGCAACCTCCGTGATGATACCAAGGTGATTTTGGAACAAATCTCTGCAAACAGTCAGAAGAACAGAGCTGAACTGGCCAAGCAACTACCATCCACTAGTAACCCTGATCTTTCTAAGTCAACTACAAGCTTAGAAAGGAAAggtgagaaggagaaaagctgtAACATCCATAGGTCAGAGAGTTTTGGGAGCCAGAAACGAAATCTTCAGCGGCAACCATCAGAGGATAGAGATacccttctgaaaaaaatggagaatatGCGGAAGGAGAAGCGAGTCTACAGTAGATTTGAGGTCTTCTGCAAAAAGGATGAACATACAAGTCAAAGTGAAGAGGAGTATGACACAGATGCCAAAGACAAGAAGATGGGAAAATTCATGCCCAAAATCCTGGGGACCTTCAAGACCAAAAAATGA